The following proteins are encoded in a genomic region of Ictalurus furcatus strain D&B chromosome 6, Billie_1.0, whole genome shotgun sequence:
- the fkbp7 gene encoding peptidyl-prolyl cis-trans isomerase FKBP7, whose amino-acid sequence MCKMSERSFLHFILCLQVLVAFLNLICASESTDEIKIEVLFLPENCTQKARKGDLLHAHYDGFLAKDGAQFYCSRSAKDGQPHWFVHGVGEIIKGLDMGLKDMCPGEKRKITVPPSLAFGEKGKDPVPPNATVIFEVELLHVRRGPRSMEAFKEMDRNNDRTLTKEEVKEHLKMEAEKLNVQKEESYFNDVVTDVFRRHDQDADGTLSIKEYNVYEHDEL is encoded by the exons ATGTGCAAGATGTCTGAGCGCTCTTTTCTTCACTTTATTCTCTGTCTTCAAGTTCTCGTTGCCTTTCTCAATTTGATTTGTGCAAGCGAATCAACTGATGAGATTAAAATCGAGGTTTTGTTCTTGCCGGAAAACTGCACCCAGAAAGCGAGGAAGGGGGATTTGTTACACGCACATTATGATGGATTTCTGGCCAAGGACGGAGCTCAGTTCTACTGCAG TCGCTCAGCTAAAGATGGACAGCCTCACTGGTTTGTTCATGGGGTTGGGGAGATCATCAAGGGCCTGGACATGGGCCTGAAAGACATGTGTCCTGGCGAGAAGCGAAAGATCACAGTACCTCCTTCATTAGCATTcggagagaaagggaaag ATCCTGTGCCACCCAATGCAACTGTGATCTTCGAGGTGGAGCTTTTGCATGTGCGACGAGGACCACGCAGCATGGAAGCCTTTAAGGAAATGGATCGCAACAATGACCGGACTCTTACAAAAGAAGAA gtGAAAGAACACTTAAAAATGGAAGCAGAGAAGTTAAACGTGCAGAAAGAAGAGTCCTATTTCAATGATGTTGTGACTGATGTCTTCCGCCGGCATGACCAGGATGCTGATGGAACTTTGTCCATAAAAGAGTACAATGTCTACGAGCACGATGAGCTTTAG